CCATCTCCGCGGCCTCGTACAGCGTCGAGTCGATCGACTGCAGACCACCCAGCAGCGAGACCATCATGAACGGCACCCCGCACCACGTGTTGACCATGATCGCGGCGAACCGCTGCCAGAAGGTGTCCTCCAGCCACAGCGGCGTCGGCAGATGGAGCGTCTCCAGCGCGGAGTTGATGATGCCGCCGTCCGCGAGCATGAACCGCCAGCCGAAGACGGTGACGAAGGTGGGCACCGCCCAGGGCAGGACCAGGATCAGCCGGTAGAAGGTGCGGCCGCGCAGCTTCTGGTTGAGCAGCAGCGCCAGGCCCAGACCGATGCAGTAGTGCAGGGCGACACAGGCCGCCGTCCAGAACACCGTCCAGATGAAGTGCGACCAGAAGCGGTCGTAGGCGGTCTCGCCCCACAGGATGTCGGCGTAGTTGTCGAAGCCGATGAACTTGTAGGTGGCCTCGATCTCGTTGACGCCGATCGTGCGACCGGTGTTGAGGCTGTTGGCGTCCGTGAGCGTCAGGTAGAAACCGTACGCGAGCGGATACAGCACGAGGACGCCGAGCACGATGACCACGGGGGCGATCATGGCGTAGGCGTACCAGTACTTCTGGTAGCTGTGCTTCAGGCGCTGGACGGCGACTGTCATGGTTCGACACCTTCTGGAAGATCAAGAAGATCGAAGATCGAAGATCAAGGGGTACGGCTGCGCAGGCCGATGGCCGCCGGATCCTTCCCCCCAATTCAGGAGGATCCGACGGCCATGCGGGGTCACTTGCTGAAGTCCGGCACCAGCTTGGCGATCGCGGTCTCAGCGTTGCGCAGGCCGTCGTCCAGGGACGCCTTGCCACCGGCGATGCCGTTCAGCTCGGTGTCGAGCGGGGTCCACAGGGAGCTGTACTCGGGCAGTGCCGGGCGCGGCTGGGCTACGGACAGGACACCCTGGTAGCCGGCGATGCCCGGGTCGGCCTTGACCTCGGCGGTGTAGGCGTCGTCGCGGGTGGGCAGCGTGGAGTTCTTCAGGGCGATGGTCTCCTGGGACTTCGCCGAGGTCATGAACTTCACGAACTTCAGCGCGGCCTGCTGCTTCGACTCGTCGGAGCCGGCGTACACGGAGAGGTTGTGGCCGCCGGTCGGGGCGCCCGCCTTGCCGGTGGAGCCGGCCGGGACGGTGGTGATGCCGAGGTTGGCCTTGTCCTTGAACGCGGAGCCCTTGTAGAAGTTGGTGATCTCCCATGGGCCCTGGATGATCGCGGCGACCTTGCCGCTGACGAACGCGTCCTGGATGTGGGCGTAGGCGTCGGCGGTGGTGTCGGCCTTGTGCAGGCCCTTGCCGTCGAAGAGGTCCAGCCAGGTGCCGTACGCCTTCTTGGCCTCGGCCGAGTTGACGGTGATCTTCTTGGCGTCGGCGTCGACGGTGTCGGTGCCCTCGCCATAGAGGAAGGGCTGGGCGTAGTAGCCCGCGGTGGAGCCCCAGTAGCCGTCGACGCCGGTCTTGTCCTTGATCGTGGCAGCGGCCTTCTTCAGGTCGTCCCAGGTCTTCGGGGCCTCGACGCCGGCCTTGTCGAAGAGTTCCTTGTTGTAGACCAGCGCGAGGGTGTCGGTGACGAGCGGCACGCCGTAGGTCTTGTCCTCGTACTTGGCCTGCTCGATCAGGCTGGGCTGGAACTTGCTCTCGTCGGCGAGGGCCTCGGTGCCGTCCAGCGGAAGGAAGAAGCCCTTCTTGGCGAAGGCGGGCGTCCAGCCGACCTCGGAGCGCAGCACGTCCGGGGCGCCGCTGGCACCGGCGGCGGTGTCGAACTTGTTCTGCGCCTGGTCGAAGGGGACGTTGACGTAGTTGACCTTGATGTCCTTGTTGGCGGCCTCGAACTCCTTGACCAGGGCCTGGTACGTCGGCGCCTCATTCGTGGCGTTGGAGGTGTCCCACCAGGTGATGGTGACCGGACCGTCGGCCTTGTCGCCGCTGTCGCTGTCTGAGCCGCAGGCCGTCGCCGCGAGAGCGAGGGACGCCACCAGCGCGGTGGCCGCTATGCCACGCCGCATGAGTTCTCCTTGAGGGTTAAAGCCCGAGTGGTGCAGGGGGCGGTCCCGTCGTCCGTCCCTGCGACTTGCCGACTGCGCCGTTGCGGCGGCCGGGCGTCGAGAACGTAACAGCGATGTAAGCATCGCGAAAGTCCTTGCAGCAAAAATGCGCAAGACGTCTCTGAAGTTATCCGGGCGTGACCTGTCGTCGACCGCTGTGAGACCGTTGTTCTGCGGGGTTGAGCGGGCATGGACGGTGCTGTGCAAGACTCTGCAAACTCTTGCCGTTCGTTTCCCGAGGGGACGCCATGCCGCAGCAACCCGCACCGCGCAGGTCAACCACCCGCGCCCGGCGTCCGGTCGGTGTGCAAGGCGTGGGACGGCCGGTACAGTCCAACCCCGTGACCACACGGCTTGCCGACATCGCTGCTCAGGCGGGGGTGAGCGAAGCGACCGTCAGCCGCGTCCTCAACGGGAAGCCGGGCGTCGCCGCCACCACCCGCCAGTCCGTGCTGGCCGCGCTGGACGTGCTCGGCTACGAGCGCCCCGTGCGGCTGCGGCAGCGCAGCGAGGGCCTGGTGGGCCTGATCACCCCGGAGCTGGAGAACCCGATATTCCCGGCGCTGGCCCAGGTGATCGGCCAGGCGCTGACGCGGCAGGGCTACACACCGGTGCTGGCCACCCAGACCCCGGGCGGTTCGACGGAGGACGAGCTGACCGAGATGCTCGTCGACCGGGGCGTCGCCGGGATCATCTACGTCTCCGGACTGCACGCCGACACCACCGCCGACATGCAGCGCTACGAGCAGTTGCGCGCGCAGGGCGTGCCGTTCGTGCTCGTCGACGGCTTCTCCCCCAAGGTGCAGGCGCCGTTCATCTCGCCGGACGACCGCGCCGCGATGACCCTGGCGGTCACGCATCTGGTGTCGCTCGGCCACACCCGGATCGGCCTCGCGCTCGGCCCGAAGCGGTTCGTGCCGGTCCAGCGGAAGATCGAGGGCTTCGTCCGCGCCGTACAGGACCAGCTCGGGCTGGCCACGGACACGATCGAGACGGAGCTGGTCCAGCACTCCCTCTACACGCTGGAGGGCGGCCAGGCGGCGGCCACCGCACTCATCGGCCGCAGCTGTACGGCGGTGGTGTGCGCCAGCGACATGATGGCGCTGGGCGCGATACGGGCGGCCCGGCAGAACGGTCTGGAAGTCCCCCGGGACATCTCGGTGGTGGGCTTCGACGACTCCCCGCTGATCGCCTTCACCGACCCGCCCCTGACGACGGTCCGCAAGCCGGTTCCGGCGATGGGGCAGGCGGCGGTGCGGACGTTGCTGGAGGAGATCGGCGGGACGCCCGCGCCGCACAGTGAGTTCGTGTTCATGCCGGAGCTGGTGGTGCGCGGTTCCACGGCTTCGGCGCCTGGTGAGAGGAGCGGGGACCGGAGTCGTCCCTGAGGCGGAGAACTTCCCTCCGTGGCAGTGCGCTGGTAGGAGGATGCGGCCTACGGTCGTCGTAGGACGTGCAGCCCGAACCCGACCAGGGGATGAT
This genomic window from Streptomyces sp. DG2A-72 contains:
- a CDS encoding LacI family DNA-binding transcriptional regulator, producing the protein MTTRLADIAAQAGVSEATVSRVLNGKPGVAATTRQSVLAALDVLGYERPVRLRQRSEGLVGLITPELENPIFPALAQVIGQALTRQGYTPVLATQTPGGSTEDELTEMLVDRGVAGIIYVSGLHADTTADMQRYEQLRAQGVPFVLVDGFSPKVQAPFISPDDRAAMTLAVTHLVSLGHTRIGLALGPKRFVPVQRKIEGFVRAVQDQLGLATDTIETELVQHSLYTLEGGQAAATALIGRSCTAVVCASDMMALGAIRAARQNGLEVPRDISVVGFDDSPLIAFTDPPLTTVRKPVPAMGQAAVRTLLEEIGGTPAPHSEFVFMPELVVRGSTASAPGERSGDRSRP
- a CDS encoding extracellular solute-binding protein codes for the protein MRRGIAATALVASLALAATACGSDSDSGDKADGPVTITWWDTSNATNEAPTYQALVKEFEAANKDIKVNYVNVPFDQAQNKFDTAAGASGAPDVLRSEVGWTPAFAKKGFFLPLDGTEALADESKFQPSLIEQAKYEDKTYGVPLVTDTLALVYNKELFDKAGVEAPKTWDDLKKAAATIKDKTGVDGYWGSTAGYYAQPFLYGEGTDTVDADAKKITVNSAEAKKAYGTWLDLFDGKGLHKADTTADAYAHIQDAFVSGKVAAIIQGPWEITNFYKGSAFKDKANLGITTVPAGSTGKAGAPTGGHNLSVYAGSDESKQQAALKFVKFMTSAKSQETIALKNSTLPTRDDAYTAEVKADPGIAGYQGVLSVAQPRPALPEYSSLWTPLDTELNGIAGGKASLDDGLRNAETAIAKLVPDFSK